From the genome of Triticum aestivum cultivar Chinese Spring chromosome 3B, IWGSC CS RefSeq v2.1, whole genome shotgun sequence, one region includes:
- the LOC123065445 gene encoding late embryogenesis abundant protein Lea14-A-like yields the protein MGTGEDDDATTAEQGGEDDEQTRDAGGGGVMASLVGKAKGFVTEKIAQMPKPEASLERVSFKSISREGVALHSHVDVSNPYSYRIPICELTYTFKSDGNVIASGTMPDPGWIGASGTTKLELPVNVPYDFVMSLMKDLSGDWDIDYVLEVGITIDLPVIGTFTIPVSTEGEMKLPTFRDLF from the exons ATGGGCACGGGAGAGGACGACGACGCGACGACGGCAGAACAAGGCGGAGAGGATGATGAGCAGACGCGGGACGCAGGAGGAGGAGGGGTGATGGCGAGCCTGGTGGGCAAGGCCAAGGGGTTCGTGACGGAGAAGATCGCGCAGATGCCCAAACCCGAGGCTTCGCTAGAGCGGGTCTCGTTCAAGAGCATCAGCCGCGAGGGCGTGGCGCTCCACAGCCACGTCGACGTCAGCAACCCCTACTCGTACCGCATCCCCATCTGCGAGCTCACCTACACGTTCAAGAGCGACGGAAA CGTCATAGCATCAGGCACGATGCCTGACCCCGGGTGGATCGGCGCGAGCGGCACCACCAAGCTGGAGCTGCCAGTGAATGTGCCCTACGACTTCGTCATGTCACTGATGAAAGATCTGAGCGGGGACTGGGACATCGACTACGTGTTGGAGGTCGGGATCACCATCGACCTCCCCGTCATCGGCACCTTCACCATCCCGGTCAGCACCGAGGGGGAGATGAAGCTCCCCACGTTTCGGGATTTGTTCTGA